One stretch of Prunus persica cultivar Lovell chromosome G1, Prunus_persica_NCBIv2, whole genome shotgun sequence DNA includes these proteins:
- the LOC109946705 gene encoding uncharacterized protein LOC109946705, whose translation MVVITVKTPAPPAEAKNLQEQKGKAAEIHEQGRGRSGGMGISDSEERFRTLVYQDNKKVNRVFDGSNIGAPVEVKNFDKLIKGKNLYLFFSGLNLNHLDIQKLMKIYLEGKKPPNNHRIVWIPVVKTWDQHKFDNLVAQMPWYSVEFSHPAQACVKLLEKDYSYHERQIVLVINPAGVVKNKNAHPAILRDERFAEFPYYT comes from the exons ATGGTAGTCATAACAGTCAAAACGCCGGCCCCTCCAGCAGAAGCCAAGAATTTACAAG aACAAAAGGGCAAGGCAGCTGAGATTCACGAGCAGGGGAGGGGAAGGTCCGGCGGGATGGGGATTTCTGACTCTGAGGAGAGATTCCGAACCTTGGTTTATCAGGATAACAAAAAAGTGAACCGCGTATTTGATGGTTCTAACATTGGCGCCCCG GTTGAAGTCAAGAATTTTGATAAGCTGATCAAGGGCAAGAATCTGTATTTGTTCTTTTCGGGACTGAACCTTAATCATCTCGATATCCAAAAGCTCATGAAAATATATCTTGAGGGAAAGAAACCACCCAATAACCACAGGATTGTGTGGATCCCCGTTGTGAAGACGTGGGATCAACACAAGTTCGATAATTTGGTGGCTCAGATGCCGTGGTACTCAGTGGAGTTTTCTCATCCCGCACAAGCATGCGTCAAGCTGCTCGAAAAGGATTACAGCTACCACGAAAGGCAAATCGTGTTGGTGATAAATCCAGCAGGGGtggtgaaaaacaaaaatgctcACCCTGCGATTCTACGCGATGAACGATTTGCAGAATTTCCTTACTATACCTAG